In Campylobacter porcelli, the sequence GCGAAGTGAGCCGTATTATAAAATTACCCGTGATGGCTTTTCGCTTTTGGTTATGGGCTTTACGGGAGAAAAGGCTTACAGGTGGAAAATTGAGTTTATCAAAGCATTTAATCTAATGGAAGCAGAGCTAAACCGCATTAAAACCGCCCAGCAAAGTAGTAGCTTAAATCTCCAATCCAAATTCGCTGAAATTTTATCTGCTTTAAAAGAAAAATCAAGCCAGGCAGATGAGTTTAAGCAAAAGTATTATGAGAGTTTAGAAAATGAAGTTGTGCTTTTAAGGCAAGTAGCAAATCAGAGTAAAAAAGAAGCTATCTATAACACAAAGCTAAGCCAAGCTGAAAAGGAAAATATCATAAAGCTTTATAAAAGTGGTCTAAGCCAAGCTGAAATTTGCCGCCAAACTAATAGAAGCGACGCGGCAGTAAGAAATGCTATAAGGGGTGCATTATGAGAGAAGTTAGTATATCTTATATTGATGAAGTTAATAATACAAAAGATACATTACTAGGGCTTAGCGTTTTGCTTTATGGGCTTGGTAGAGTTTGCGAAGATTGCGATGGGATAGAAGGGTTAGAAGAAGCACTATATATGCTTAATAATATTTGCTTTTGTACGGCTAATAAATTACAAGATGAAGCCGCATCCAAAGCACAGATTGGTGCTTTATAGATAGAAGTGGTAAAAATATGAAAAATGGTGAAGTTTGGGCTGTTAATACCCAGTAGTCATCAAAGAGTGCTATATACAAGAAAATGAGCTTATACTAGTATCATTTAATCCTGCGTATAAACCAGTTAGATTGTATATTTGTGAGTGTCAGTTAGTAGGAAAATTTATAGGGTTGCTTAGAAAGAATTAGTTAGATATTTTATTTGTATTCAATGATTGAAATATTTAAAAAATGGTGGCGGGGGGGGGGATAAATTTAAATATTTATTTGCGTTTAAAATCAAACTATTTTTTAGTGTGTTTTTAAAGTAGTTTGATTTTAAGCAAAAAATTGTTTGATTTTAAAAAGCGTTTTACAATATCCAAATACTGAGCGAAATACTCCTCATCACCTAGCTTTTTAACGCTTATTGTGTATGGTAAATTTAAGTAGTAGTTTAAATCTTTCATTTTTTATCCTTTATTATTTATACTTACTATTATACACACTTTTTATAAATAATCAATTTTATCTACATTGTATAACAAATCAGGTAAAAGGATATAAAATAACTCTATGACAACACAAGAAAGAGTAGAATTAATCGACCAAACCATAGATAGCGTTTTATCAAATCTACAAAATGGAATTGAGATAAAAGAGTACTCAATTGATAATCTTAAAATCTCAAAGCGTAGCCCCCTTGAGCTTATTAGTGAGCTAAGAAAGATGAAAAAAGAGATTAAAAAAGATGCACAAAATAAAAAGGTGCGTAGTATGCAATATTATTTTTAAAGGTCATAAATGTTTAAGTTTATGAAAAAGCAAAAAAAGCAAAAACGAAAAATAAATTTTTTTAATTGGCGTAGCACTAACCCAAGCCTAGTAAAACAAAACGAAACATATAAACTAGCCATAAACCAAGATCCCGACAACGCCAACAAAATACTAAGAAGCCAAGCAAGAACAATAAGCGTAAG encodes:
- a CDS encoding Rha family transcriptional regulator; amino-acid sequence: MNEIIVINGQSVEFEVADSGVFATSLDVAQVFEKRHADIIAKIAEFPNDEFRERNFSLTERTAKFGAVMRSEPYYKITRDGFSLLVMGFTGEKAYRWKIEFIKAFNLMEAELNRIKTAQQSSSLNLQSKFAEILSALKEKSSQADEFKQKYYESLENEVVLLRQVANQSKKEAIYNTKLSQAEKENIIKLYKSGLSQAEICRQTNRSDAAVRNAIRGAL